A single genomic interval of Dromiciops gliroides isolate mDroGli1 chromosome 1, mDroGli1.pri, whole genome shotgun sequence harbors:
- the LOC122739987 gene encoding 60S ribosomal protein L38-like yields MPPKIEEIKDFLLTARRKDARSVKIEKNKDNVKFKVHCSRYLYTLVITDKEKREKLKQSLPPGLAGLNSYDSKI; encoded by the exons ATGCCCCCCAAAATCGAGGAGATAAAAGACTTCTTGCTCACAGCTAGGCGAAAGGATGCCAGATCTGTCAAGATCGAGAAAAACAAGGATAATGTGAAGTTTAAGGTTCACTGCAGCAGATACCTGTACACCTTGGTCATCacagacaaagagaaaagagagaaacttAAACAGTCCTTGCCTCCTGGTTTGGCT gggttgaacTCCTATGACTCCAAAATTTAA